One stretch of Roseimicrobium sp. ORNL1 DNA includes these proteins:
- the pheT gene encoding phenylalanine--tRNA ligase subunit beta, whose protein sequence is MKVSLSWLKTHLDLADASVESLRDLLTFAGIEVEGIEVRGVDTDKIVVAQILESVQHPNADRLSVAQVDDGSGTKRQIVCGAKNYKVGDKVPLALPGAKLPGGIEIKAGKLRDVESMGMMCSGRELGIGDDHGGLLILDPALKVGSLFKDIVPPDVVFDLEITPNRSDLLSHTGLARELAALTGKALKSTPEIALPEEEKASKSQVRLDAPDACPYYTARYIRGVKVGPSPEWLRSRLESVGLRPINNVVDITNYVLHEVGQPLHAFDADKLEGGIIVRHASEGETMVALDGNSYALTTEDLVIADKACAVAIAGVMGGNATSVVDGTTNILLESAYFTPSQVRRTSRRLILSSDSSYRFERGVDPQGVLEASALATKLILEIAGGKADEEVLVAGKAPVLVKDIVFDELKAKALIGIPDLDRYEMHKVLSSLGLQLLGAKGRDSSKWQIPSHRLDLQRSIDLVEEVARVVGLDRVPSRAAGAFSPAQATDRTYDFTMTLRNALVERGFFEAQTLRLIATSQLNDVLGQPVTPEKSVAVKNALSEDHTTLRPSLVPGLLATAALNIRQGLQRLRFFEIGRVFLMNPNGTNREEERIAVLLSGPADASSWAQQESPAVDIFHLRGVLETLPGIAGSSIELVTKPLEGWLLSAEVKRGSKTLGWIAQVHPARVRELDARHPVYVAELSLSALQQGAQGTTKFTELQRYPSITRDVALEVPADLPTSKIAAFFASQKEPLLAGAEVFDVFADHTGQKLASDKKSVAWSLTYRATDRTLESKEVDEAHSRVLKALVGTLPATIR, encoded by the coding sequence ATGAAAGTCTCCCTCTCCTGGCTCAAGACGCACCTCGACCTGGCCGATGCGTCCGTGGAATCCCTGCGCGACCTGCTGACCTTCGCTGGCATTGAAGTGGAAGGCATCGAAGTGCGCGGCGTGGACACGGACAAGATTGTGGTGGCGCAGATTCTGGAGTCCGTGCAGCACCCGAATGCGGACCGCCTCAGCGTGGCGCAGGTGGATGACGGCAGCGGCACGAAGCGCCAGATCGTGTGCGGCGCGAAGAATTACAAGGTGGGTGACAAGGTCCCACTCGCCCTCCCCGGCGCGAAGCTGCCCGGCGGCATCGAAATCAAGGCAGGCAAACTCCGCGATGTGGAGTCCATGGGCATGATGTGCAGCGGGCGCGAGCTCGGCATTGGCGATGACCACGGCGGCTTGCTCATTCTCGACCCCGCGCTGAAGGTTGGCAGTCTCTTCAAGGACATCGTGCCCCCGGATGTGGTCTTCGACCTCGAAATCACCCCGAATCGTTCGGACCTCCTCAGCCACACGGGTCTGGCCCGCGAACTCGCAGCGCTCACTGGCAAGGCTCTTAAGAGCACTCCTGAAATCGCTCTTCCAGAAGAGGAGAAAGCTTCCAAGAGCCAGGTGCGCCTCGATGCGCCGGATGCCTGCCCCTACTACACCGCCCGCTACATCCGTGGCGTGAAGGTGGGACCGAGTCCAGAGTGGCTGCGCAGCCGACTGGAAAGTGTGGGCCTTCGTCCCATCAACAACGTGGTGGACATCACCAACTACGTACTGCACGAGGTCGGCCAGCCGCTGCATGCCTTCGACGCCGACAAGCTGGAAGGCGGCATCATCGTGCGCCACGCGTCAGAAGGTGAAACCATGGTGGCGCTGGATGGCAACAGCTACGCGCTCACCACCGAAGACCTCGTGATCGCGGACAAAGCCTGTGCCGTGGCCATCGCCGGCGTCATGGGCGGTAATGCCACGAGCGTGGTGGATGGCACCACGAACATCCTCCTGGAGTCCGCCTACTTCACCCCCAGCCAGGTGCGCCGCACTTCGCGCCGCCTCATTCTCAGCAGCGACTCCAGCTACCGCTTCGAGCGCGGCGTGGATCCGCAGGGTGTGCTGGAAGCCTCCGCACTCGCCACGAAGCTGATCCTCGAGATCGCCGGTGGCAAGGCTGATGAAGAAGTACTCGTCGCAGGCAAGGCGCCCGTGCTCGTGAAGGACATCGTGTTCGACGAACTCAAAGCGAAGGCCCTCATCGGCATTCCGGATCTCGATCGGTATGAAATGCACAAGGTGCTCTCCTCACTCGGCCTCCAACTTCTCGGCGCCAAGGGACGCGACTCTTCGAAGTGGCAGATTCCCTCGCATCGTCTCGACCTGCAGCGCTCCATCGATCTTGTCGAAGAAGTCGCACGCGTAGTCGGACTGGATCGTGTGCCGAGCCGTGCAGCAGGCGCCTTCTCTCCCGCGCAGGCCACGGATCGCACCTATGACTTCACCATGACGCTGCGCAATGCGCTGGTGGAGCGTGGATTCTTCGAAGCGCAAACGCTACGCCTCATCGCCACCTCACAGCTCAACGATGTGCTTGGCCAGCCGGTCACGCCCGAGAAGTCCGTGGCCGTGAAAAATGCCCTCAGCGAAGATCACACCACGCTGCGCCCGAGTCTGGTCCCAGGTCTGCTCGCCACCGCAGCGCTGAACATCCGCCAGGGTCTGCAGCGCCTGCGTTTCTTTGAGATTGGCCGTGTGTTCCTGATGAACCCGAACGGCACGAACCGTGAAGAGGAGCGCATTGCCGTGCTGCTCAGCGGTCCTGCCGATGCCTCAAGCTGGGCGCAACAGGAAAGCCCTGCGGTGGATATCTTCCACCTGCGTGGCGTGCTGGAAACACTGCCGGGCATCGCAGGCAGCAGCATCGAACTCGTGACGAAGCCGCTCGAAGGCTGGCTGCTCTCCGCCGAAGTGAAGCGCGGCAGCAAGACACTCGGATGGATCGCCCAAGTGCATCCTGCACGCGTGCGTGAACTCGATGCTCGTCATCCTGTGTATGTCGCCGAGCTCTCGCTCAGCGCGCTGCAACAAGGCGCTCAGGGCACGACGAAATTCACCGAACTGCAACGCTACCCGAGCATTACGCGCGACGTGGCACTGGAGGTGCCGGCAGATCTTCCCACCTCGAAGATTGCCGCCTTCTTCGCTTCGCAAAAAGAACCGCTCCTCGCTGGTGCAGAAGTGTTTGACGTCTTCGCAGATCACACGGGCCAGAAACTCGCAAGCGACAAAAAGTCAGTCGCTTGGAGCTTGACCTATCGCGCCACAGATCGAACATTGGAGTCGAAGGAAGTGGACGAAGCGCACAGCCGGGTGCTCAAGGCACTGGTTGGCACGCTCCCCGCTACCATTCGCTGA
- a CDS encoding DUF3142 domain-containing protein translates to MAASLAEGREVLDGCVVLGAEIEWKSGNPRAIKPRVDWLALRAFGKPVSVAMRIAPSPGPFSETGSITEALCATARELTAEAKSAGVSLAEFQLDFDCAQKKLAGYTQWVRAIRRAVEPAPLVITTLPSWLPEPAFPALVSEAGAYVLQVHSVASPRGDENTMICNPVEARQWVAQAVKLGLPFEIALPTYRSVVGYSPDGKLLGVVSDSVRPTWPPGTQLKEYSADAAAMAALVAEWQKQKPATCRGLLWYRLPVATDENNWRWPTLRAVMAGRAPKGSWKVRVEGATPSPAGNPNPADFVLMNDGESDGPPGCSIVARWEGDAVPTAEALPGWEVKMESQQATFFPTVTNQRRLPPGEECAIGWLRLEPAAPLHVEVVR, encoded by the coding sequence GTGGCTGCGAGTCTGGCAGAGGGCAGGGAAGTGCTGGATGGCTGTGTAGTACTGGGAGCCGAGATCGAATGGAAGAGCGGCAATCCCCGCGCGATCAAACCGCGTGTCGACTGGCTGGCACTGCGCGCCTTTGGCAAGCCCGTGAGCGTGGCCATGCGCATCGCGCCTTCGCCGGGACCGTTCAGCGAGACTGGATCCATCACCGAAGCGCTCTGCGCCACGGCTCGAGAACTCACAGCGGAGGCGAAGTCTGCGGGGGTGAGCCTTGCGGAGTTCCAACTCGACTTTGACTGTGCGCAGAAAAAGCTCGCAGGGTATACCCAGTGGGTGCGTGCCATCCGCCGTGCGGTGGAACCGGCGCCGCTCGTCATCACCACGCTGCCGTCGTGGCTTCCGGAACCGGCATTTCCAGCGCTCGTATCGGAAGCTGGGGCATATGTGCTGCAGGTGCATTCCGTGGCTTCTCCACGCGGTGATGAGAACACCATGATCTGCAATCCAGTCGAAGCACGACAGTGGGTAGCGCAGGCGGTGAAGCTTGGATTGCCCTTTGAGATCGCGCTGCCGACGTACCGTTCGGTGGTCGGCTACAGTCCGGATGGAAAGCTGCTGGGCGTGGTCTCAGATTCCGTTCGGCCCACATGGCCCCCGGGCACGCAGTTGAAGGAATACTCCGCGGACGCCGCAGCCATGGCGGCGCTCGTGGCGGAGTGGCAAAAACAAAAGCCTGCCACGTGTCGGGGACTCCTGTGGTACCGCCTTCCTGTGGCGACGGACGAGAACAACTGGCGCTGGCCTACACTCCGCGCCGTGATGGCGGGACGTGCTCCCAAGGGATCGTGGAAGGTGCGTGTGGAAGGAGCCACTCCCTCCCCAGCGGGGAATCCAAATCCGGCGGACTTTGTTCTGATGAATGACGGAGAAAGCGATGGTCCACCCGGCTGCAGCATCGTGGCCCGCTGGGAGGGGGACGCTGTGCCCACCGCGGAAGCCCTGCCGGGCTGGGAAGTGAAGATGGAGTCACAGCAGGCCACGTTTTTCCCCACCGTGACGAATCAACGCCGATTGCCGCCGGGGGAGGAGTGTGCTATTGGGTGGCTGCGCCTCGAACCGGCCGCACCGCTGCATGTGGAAGTTGTCCGTTAA
- a CDS encoding HTTM domain-containing protein — MKNTTTGRTTTSHIWWHSLWHSWDAFWFAVAHPAPLALVRILTAGVLLWIHAVTWTQISAVVGETAWLDRKGMQEMRLLAEGNHMRDYRDPAGTLVPLSGPLLDDAGNLKRDAAGNPVLPTNRWWGTFSLWHLLPESPGMVMAVQVGLILAAVCVLIGVGTRWALLLTWLGHVSYVQRGMVIYSGMDAILLLLLLYLSVGPAGAVCSIDAWLKSRGKSGPGIVVPSTFANISLRLIQVHLCLIYFCAGAAKLQGPTWWNGTAVYLLMMSPEYGGVPVEWMAQHEMLWQFVSLAGGIFTVGFELSFAFLVWHPRLRPVVLVAGLFLHVMLALLSGLGAFQMTMVAALLAFVPAETAGRILRQPLPLSRG; from the coding sequence ATGAAAAATACCACCACCGGCAGAACGACGACCTCCCACATTTGGTGGCACAGCCTCTGGCACTCCTGGGATGCGTTCTGGTTTGCCGTGGCCCATCCAGCGCCGCTGGCGCTGGTGCGCATCCTCACGGCTGGTGTCTTGCTCTGGATCCATGCAGTCACCTGGACGCAGATCTCCGCGGTGGTAGGGGAGACGGCGTGGCTGGATCGGAAGGGGATGCAGGAGATGCGTCTCCTGGCGGAAGGCAACCACATGAGAGACTACCGTGACCCTGCGGGCACACTGGTACCTCTCTCGGGGCCACTTTTGGATGACGCTGGAAACCTCAAGCGGGATGCTGCGGGCAATCCCGTGCTCCCCACCAATCGCTGGTGGGGCACCTTTTCCCTCTGGCATCTGCTGCCTGAGTCACCGGGCATGGTGATGGCTGTGCAGGTGGGGCTCATCCTGGCCGCGGTGTGTGTGTTGATTGGAGTTGGCACACGCTGGGCGCTGCTCCTCACCTGGCTGGGACATGTGAGCTACGTCCAGCGCGGCATGGTCATCTACTCGGGCATGGACGCCATTCTCCTGTTGCTGCTCTTGTACCTGAGTGTGGGGCCGGCGGGCGCGGTGTGTTCCATCGATGCGTGGCTGAAGTCTCGCGGCAAGAGTGGACCAGGGATCGTTGTGCCCAGTACCTTTGCCAATATCTCACTCCGGCTCATTCAGGTGCACCTTTGCCTCATCTACTTCTGCGCGGGTGCGGCAAAGCTGCAGGGCCCCACCTGGTGGAATGGCACGGCGGTGTATTTGCTCATGATGAGTCCCGAGTACGGTGGGGTACCCGTGGAGTGGATGGCGCAGCATGAGATGCTGTGGCAGTTCGTCTCCCTGGCGGGCGGTATTTTCACGGTGGGATTCGAGTTGAGTTTTGCCTTTCTGGTCTGGCATCCACGGCTGCGACCGGTGGTGCTGGTGGCGGGACTCTTCCTTCACGTCATGCTCGCCCTTCTCAGTGGCCTCGGCGCTTTCCAGATGACGATGGTCGCGGCGCTGCTGGCGTTTGTGCCTGCCGAGACGGCCGGACGGATATTGCGGCAGCCTTTGCCCTTATCCCGCGGGTGA
- a CDS encoding Gfo/Idh/MocA family oxidoreductase translates to MNSHPSRRSFLAQILAAGVAPCVVPAHVLRAQSAPSNKITLGVLGTGSQGIVDMRAFLNHDDVRVTALCDVNTKNLERAKWHIQERYASADVKVYKDFRELHRDPSIDAVLMALPVHWHSIPATDAVLQGKHIYHEKPMGMSIEESKHVRAAVRKKGIVFQFGTQQRSDLKFRWACELVRNGRLGKMKEIRVGVPGGKKAAAFEEQPLPDFVDWERWVGPAPFTAYNEKKLQRDNHENITNFSLGMISCWGIHHLDIASWGNDTDATGPVSIEGAGEYPDGGGCDAVLSWKLRYEFANAAPITFVNEGRDNISHGTTFEGENGWVHVKRGAITASSPDLLRDPANKVGSMSIKLPESLEHTRNFVDAVKSGGSMKPICDIETAVRSDALCQLASVALKAKRALKWDPVAENFGADAEANALLAARPFRGEWKLPEVG, encoded by the coding sequence ATGAACTCGCATCCTTCCCGCCGTTCCTTTCTCGCACAGATCCTCGCTGCCGGTGTGGCGCCCTGCGTGGTTCCTGCCCATGTGCTTCGCGCACAGTCCGCACCCTCCAACAAGATCACCCTCGGGGTCCTCGGCACGGGATCACAGGGCATCGTGGACATGCGGGCCTTTCTCAATCATGACGACGTGCGGGTGACCGCATTGTGCGATGTGAATACGAAGAACCTCGAGCGCGCGAAGTGGCACATCCAGGAGCGCTACGCCAGCGCCGATGTGAAGGTGTACAAGGATTTCCGCGAGCTGCATCGCGACCCCTCCATCGACGCCGTCCTGATGGCGTTGCCGGTGCACTGGCACAGCATACCTGCGACAGACGCCGTGCTGCAGGGGAAGCACATCTACCACGAGAAACCCATGGGCATGTCCATCGAAGAGTCGAAACACGTGCGCGCTGCCGTGAGGAAGAAGGGTATCGTGTTTCAGTTCGGCACACAGCAACGCTCCGACCTGAAGTTCCGCTGGGCCTGCGAGTTGGTGCGCAACGGACGACTGGGGAAGATGAAAGAGATCCGCGTGGGCGTGCCCGGTGGCAAGAAGGCCGCTGCCTTTGAAGAACAGCCTCTGCCGGATTTCGTGGACTGGGAGCGCTGGGTGGGCCCGGCGCCCTTCACCGCGTACAATGAAAAGAAACTGCAGCGCGATAACCACGAGAACATCACGAACTTCTCCCTCGGCATGATTTCCTGTTGGGGTATCCATCACTTGGATATCGCCTCATGGGGGAATGATACGGATGCTACCGGTCCTGTAAGCATCGAAGGGGCAGGGGAGTATCCAGACGGCGGCGGATGTGATGCCGTACTGAGCTGGAAACTTCGCTATGAATTCGCGAATGCCGCTCCCATCACCTTTGTGAATGAAGGCAGGGACAACATCAGCCACGGCACCACCTTCGAGGGCGAGAACGGCTGGGTGCACGTGAAGCGCGGCGCCATCACGGCGAGCTCACCCGACCTCCTGCGCGATCCTGCGAACAAGGTGGGAAGCATGTCGATCAAGCTTCCGGAGAGCCTTGAGCACACGCGGAACTTTGTGGATGCGGTGAAGTCCGGCGGCAGCATGAAGCCTATCTGCGATATCGAGACCGCCGTGCGCTCAGATGCCTTGTGCCAGCTTGCATCAGTGGCCTTGAAAGCGAAGCGTGCCCTGAAATGGGATCCTGTTGCGGAGAATTTCGGTGCGGATGCGGAGGCGAATGCGCTCCTCGCGGCACGGCCATTCCGTGGTGAGTGGAAGTTGCCGGAGGTGGGGTGA
- a CDS encoding thioesterase family protein, with product MQRSKFETELQVRPDDIDLFRHVHSSRYLDYLLAARFDQMERCYGMSMEEFLKQGLGWYVKTSHFEYKRALDMAERFVVRTWVEDIRSPDVEVRFEILKGTTRRPACVGWCVFTMVKLDTGRPESIPDWIIEKYSV from the coding sequence ATGCAACGCTCCAAGTTCGAAACCGAACTCCAAGTCCGTCCGGACGACATCGACCTCTTCCGTCACGTGCACAGCAGTCGCTATCTGGACTACCTGCTGGCGGCGCGATTTGACCAGATGGAGCGCTGCTACGGCATGAGCATGGAAGAGTTCCTGAAGCAAGGACTGGGCTGGTATGTGAAGACCTCGCACTTCGAGTACAAGCGCGCACTGGACATGGCCGAGCGCTTCGTGGTGCGCACCTGGGTGGAGGACATCCGCAGCCCGGACGTAGAGGTGCGATTTGAAATACTGAAGGGAACAACACGGCGCCCTGCCTGTGTGGGCTGGTGCGTCTTCACCATGGTGAAGCTCGACACCGGCCGGCCGGAATCCATCCCGGATTGGATCATCGAGAAGTACTCGGTCTAA
- a CDS encoding arylsulfatase, whose translation MIGTGASAAPASKPNIVLIVADDLGYSDLGCYGSEIATPNLDSLANGGLRFTQFYNTARCWPTRAALMTGYYPQQVRMDPQQRGRKLPDWTRTLPKYLKPAGYRSYHSGKWHVTAAPRQVQDAGFDHSYALEDQNRFFDPKSHTEDDRHLPPVKREDGYYATTAITDYALKYLKGHAEEHGSVPFFLYLAYTSPHFPLQAPAADIERYKTKYLEGWEIIRQRRYEKMRSLNLVNSPLSKPEPEIKAPSGAPDTLMKLGPAETLYAVPWDSLTPQQKEFQATKMAIHAAMIDRMDQEVGRVLAQLKAMNAAENTLILLLSDNGASAEILVRGDGHDHTAPMGSAASYLCLGPGWATACNTPFRRHKIWVHEGGISTPLIAHWPAGISARNELRTNTGHVVDILPTILDATGVHPDLQWNNATAPPFPGKSLVPAFSTDGSVTHESLYFRHENNSGLRMENWKIVRDSPDKPWELYDLSKDRSESTNLAGADPDRVRDMATEWKKLDEQFVKDAEDSAPATTQGK comes from the coding sequence ATGATCGGGACGGGGGCATCAGCAGCACCTGCATCCAAGCCGAACATCGTACTCATCGTTGCAGATGATCTGGGATACTCGGACCTCGGCTGCTACGGCAGCGAGATCGCCACGCCCAATCTGGACAGCCTGGCCAATGGTGGTCTGCGCTTCACCCAGTTCTACAACACCGCTCGTTGCTGGCCCACCCGCGCCGCGCTGATGACCGGCTACTATCCGCAGCAGGTGCGCATGGATCCGCAACAACGCGGACGCAAGCTCCCAGACTGGACACGCACGCTCCCGAAGTACCTGAAGCCCGCCGGCTATCGCAGCTACCACAGTGGCAAGTGGCACGTAACCGCGGCACCACGCCAGGTGCAGGATGCGGGATTCGACCACAGCTACGCCCTGGAAGATCAGAACCGCTTCTTCGACCCCAAGAGTCACACGGAAGATGATAGGCACCTGCCTCCTGTGAAGCGCGAAGACGGCTATTACGCCACCACCGCCATCACGGACTATGCACTGAAATACCTGAAGGGACATGCAGAGGAACACGGCAGCGTGCCTTTCTTCCTCTACCTTGCCTACACCTCGCCCCACTTCCCACTGCAAGCTCCAGCGGCGGATATCGAACGCTACAAGACGAAGTATCTTGAGGGGTGGGAGATCATCCGCCAGCGACGCTATGAGAAGATGCGCTCGCTCAATCTGGTGAACAGCCCCCTCTCCAAGCCGGAACCGGAAATCAAAGCGCCCAGCGGAGCGCCAGACACGCTCATGAAATTGGGCCCAGCGGAAACGCTGTACGCAGTGCCGTGGGATTCGCTCACGCCCCAGCAGAAGGAGTTTCAAGCCACGAAGATGGCCATCCACGCAGCCATGATTGACCGCATGGATCAGGAAGTAGGACGCGTACTGGCCCAGTTGAAAGCCATGAACGCCGCAGAGAATACACTCATCCTGCTCCTCTCCGACAACGGTGCCAGCGCCGAGATCCTTGTACGGGGCGATGGGCACGACCACACCGCGCCCATGGGTTCCGCCGCCTCCTACCTCTGCCTCGGCCCCGGCTGGGCAACCGCTTGCAACACGCCCTTCCGACGCCACAAAATCTGGGTGCACGAAGGCGGCATCTCCACACCGCTCATCGCGCACTGGCCCGCGGGAATCTCAGCACGCAATGAACTGCGCACCAATACCGGCCACGTCGTCGACATCCTTCCCACCATCCTCGACGCAACCGGTGTGCACCCCGACCTGCAGTGGAACAACGCCACCGCTCCCCCATTCCCTGGCAAGAGCTTAGTGCCAGCGTTCTCCACTGACGGCTCCGTCACGCATGAGTCACTCTACTTCCGCCACGAGAACAACAGCGGTCTGCGCATGGAGAATTGGAAAATCGTCCGCGACTCACCAGACAAGCCCTGGGAACTCTACGACCTCTCCAAGGACCGCAGCGAGTCGACCAATCTCGCCGGTGCAGATCCTGACCGCGTCCGCGACATGGCGACAGAGTGGAAGAAGCTTGATGAGCAGTTTGTGAAGGATGCGGAGGACAGTGCTCCGGCGACCACGCAAGGGAAGTGA
- a CDS encoding PVC-type heme-binding CxxCH protein, whose translation MKRLLVLLSLFTLVSFTQAAEGPIRVLYVDPDAIEQMATGPLHEAMEALGRDAIWFDYLNDEKQCTAALLKHYDVVCERRKAGAPTKLNGTGNGILTAVNGRELNAVPVQDMSSAQEIREKVLASLSPERKAAWETFLKDREPEKREANPNVANYEKRPEPITYQFPMSVKASMQRTQVPADMELQLFASEPDIAKPIAMAWDERGRCWIAETRDYPHGHVENGEGHDSIKICEDTDGDGRADKFTVFADKLNLPTSLVFANGGLIITQPPRLIFLKDTNGDDKADVREVLMDAWGVRDTHAQASSLHYGLDNWIYGCVGYSGFKGTVGGKDMEFAMGTYRFRPDGSSIEFLHQFTNNAWAHSANEAGDQFGGTANGAPIFYGGIPNAVFPQGLRPVSARKINVVDKCHAITMNHRQVDVFGGYTSAAGSAFIDSDQVPARFRGKAMVCEPTMKVVALMDVQPQGAGYVAKDYMNLVASTDEWMSPVFAEVGPDGAVWFADWQNFIIQHNPTPSIERGGYKAETGPGGAHLNDLRDHARGRIYRVVGKDHTLMGKELKTLKGVPEEVKLAALGNPNPFWRLTSQRMLVEEPTMAIEPLRKMVTANDGDIAALHAFRTLQGVGQLDEVTHKAALLAKDARLRRNAIRALGEDSKSLALFFGTGVVSDPEPHTRLAALVKLAAFPTTPEIKTLVSRVSSDAAMKQDEWLGDTLRILAKKHGANAWKEGPNLLPNPGFEELAENGLPKGWTRRDYGKNPGNEKAEWKVMNGADRAHSGGQFVRIITRDDADTSLYADVTLKPNTQYRLSAWVRAHAMKGKVSLNDHIGRAETEKLTAKESGWVEVETTFDSKERAKASINLLHVAKGDGFFDDVKLCELLPVEDAEEKVLAGDPKRGEEIFWKHPVAACMNCHVLHGKGSPVGPALDGIASRKDEAYLWKSLTEPNAVLAEGYTATPVSPMPPMNLILKPQELEDIKAFILSLK comes from the coding sequence ATGAAACGTCTTCTTGTCTTGCTCAGCCTCTTTACGCTTGTCTCATTTACCCAAGCGGCGGAAGGGCCAATTCGTGTCCTGTATGTGGACCCTGATGCGATTGAGCAGATGGCCACAGGGCCGCTGCATGAAGCGATGGAGGCCTTGGGGCGGGATGCAATCTGGTTCGACTATCTGAACGATGAGAAGCAATGCACCGCCGCGCTACTGAAGCACTACGATGTGGTGTGTGAGCGTCGCAAGGCGGGTGCTCCCACGAAGCTCAACGGGACTGGCAATGGCATCCTTACCGCCGTCAACGGGCGTGAGTTGAATGCGGTTCCGGTGCAGGACATGAGCAGTGCGCAGGAGATTCGCGAAAAGGTACTCGCGTCCCTGTCTCCTGAGCGCAAAGCGGCATGGGAGACATTTCTCAAAGACCGCGAACCCGAGAAGCGCGAGGCGAATCCCAACGTGGCGAACTATGAGAAGCGTCCCGAGCCCATCACCTACCAGTTCCCCATGAGTGTGAAAGCGAGCATGCAGCGCACCCAGGTGCCTGCGGACATGGAGTTGCAGCTCTTCGCGTCCGAGCCGGACATTGCCAAGCCCATCGCCATGGCGTGGGATGAGCGCGGCCGCTGCTGGATTGCGGAGACACGTGACTATCCCCACGGCCATGTGGAGAACGGCGAAGGGCACGACTCCATCAAGATTTGCGAAGACACCGATGGCGACGGCCGCGCGGACAAGTTCACAGTCTTTGCGGACAAGCTGAATCTGCCGACCAGCCTTGTCTTTGCGAATGGCGGACTCATCATCACGCAACCCCCGCGTTTGATTTTCCTCAAGGACACCAATGGCGATGACAAGGCCGATGTGCGCGAGGTGCTGATGGATGCGTGGGGCGTGCGCGACACCCATGCGCAAGCCAGCAGCCTGCACTATGGTCTCGACAACTGGATCTACGGATGCGTGGGGTATTCGGGCTTCAAGGGCACGGTAGGTGGCAAGGACATGGAGTTCGCCATGGGCACGTATCGTTTCCGCCCGGATGGATCCAGCATTGAGTTCCTGCATCAATTCACCAACAACGCCTGGGCACACAGCGCGAATGAAGCGGGGGATCAGTTTGGTGGCACGGCGAACGGCGCTCCCATCTTCTACGGAGGTATTCCCAATGCGGTCTTTCCCCAAGGCTTGCGTCCCGTGAGCGCGCGGAAGATCAATGTGGTGGACAAGTGCCACGCCATCACCATGAACCATCGCCAGGTGGACGTGTTCGGTGGATACACCTCCGCGGCGGGCAGTGCCTTCATTGACTCGGATCAAGTGCCAGCGCGCTTCCGTGGCAAGGCCATGGTGTGCGAGCCCACGATGAAGGTGGTGGCGCTCATGGATGTGCAGCCGCAGGGCGCGGGCTATGTGGCAAAGGACTACATGAACCTCGTGGCGAGTACGGATGAATGGATGTCACCTGTGTTCGCGGAAGTGGGGCCGGATGGCGCGGTGTGGTTCGCGGACTGGCAGAACTTCATCATCCAGCACAACCCCACACCGAGCATTGAGCGCGGTGGCTACAAGGCAGAGACGGGCCCCGGCGGCGCGCATCTCAATGACCTGCGCGATCATGCGCGTGGCCGAATCTATCGCGTGGTTGGGAAGGACCACACCCTGATGGGCAAGGAACTCAAGACACTGAAAGGCGTGCCTGAGGAGGTAAAGCTCGCGGCACTGGGCAATCCCAATCCCTTCTGGCGTCTCACCTCGCAGCGCATGCTGGTGGAGGAGCCGACGATGGCGATCGAACCCTTGCGCAAGATGGTCACCGCAAATGATGGCGACATCGCTGCGCTGCATGCCTTTCGGACGCTGCAAGGTGTGGGCCAGCTCGACGAGGTCACGCACAAGGCCGCACTGCTGGCGAAGGATGCGCGTCTGCGCCGCAACGCCATCCGCGCGCTGGGTGAAGACAGCAAGTCACTGGCGCTTTTCTTCGGCACGGGTGTGGTGTCCGATCCAGAGCCGCATACAAGGCTGGCTGCACTGGTGAAGCTGGCGGCATTTCCCACCACGCCTGAAATCAAGACGTTGGTGTCGCGCGTCAGTTCGGATGCTGCGATGAAGCAGGACGAGTGGCTGGGCGACACGCTTCGCATCCTGGCGAAGAAGCATGGTGCCAATGCGTGGAAAGAGGGGCCGAATCTCCTGCCCAACCCTGGATTCGAAGAGCTCGCAGAGAATGGTCTGCCCAAAGGCTGGACACGACGTGACTACGGCAAGAACCCCGGCAATGAGAAAGCGGAATGGAAGGTGATGAATGGCGCCGACCGTGCCCACAGCGGCGGGCAGTTCGTGCGCATTATCACCCGAGATGATGCCGACACCAGCCTGTACGCGGACGTGACGCTGAAGCCGAATACGCAATACCGCCTGAGCGCCTGGGTGCGCGCGCATGCCATGAAGGGCAAGGTGAGTCTGAATGACCACATCGGCCGCGCTGAAACTGAGAAGCTCACGGCGAAAGAGAGTGGCTGGGTGGAGGTGGAAACCACCTTCGACAGCAAGGAACGCGCGAAGGCGAGCATCAACTTGCTGCATGTCGCGAAGGGTGATGGCTTCTTCGATGACGTGAAGCTCTGCGAACTCCTGCCGGTGGAGGATGCCGAGGAAAAGGTGTTGGCTGGTGATCCGAAACGCGGTGAGGAAATCTTCTGGAAGCATCCCGTGGCGGCCTGCATGAATTGCCATGTGCTTCATGGAAAGGGTAGCCCGGTGGGACCTGCGCTGGATGGCATCGCCTCACGCAAGGATGAAGCCTATCTGTGGAAGAGTCTCACCGAGCCAAATGCGGTGCTGGCAGAAGGCTACACCGCCACGCCAGTATCTCCCATGCCGCCGATGAATCTGATCCTCAAACCCCAGGAACTGGAGGACATCAAGGCTTTCATCCTTTCACTGAAATAG